DNA sequence from the Cellulophaga sp. HaHaR_3_176 genome:
GAAACACAGAAACACTTGGCTTAAAACTAGTACATAAACTAGTAGTACAGCTAAATGGGAACATTGAAAAAGACAATACCAAAACCGGCACAAATTACATCATAAATTTCGAAGAAATACAAGAACTATCGTAACATGGCATATAACATATTAGTAGTTGAAGACAATTTTATTATTCAAATGTTTATTGAAGAAATTTTATTAAGCATTGGTAATACCGTGAGCACAGCCAATAACGCAAAAACTGCTCTAGAACATCTTTCTAACCACAAACCAGATCTTATTTTTATGGATATTGGTATTGGTAAAGGACTAGATGGTATTGAAGTAACCACTATTATTAATGAAAAATACAAAATACCTGTAGTTTACCTAACAGGTAATTCTGATTTATCAACACTTGAAAGAGCTCAAAACACCAATCCTATTCACGTTATTTTTAAACCTATAGATGAGAGTAAATTAATAAAAGAGTTTAGCCACATTATCGAAAAAGTAGCTGAATACAACAGACATCAGTTATTAGCGAATAACAGCTAAACTATAAGGGCACGGCATAAGTATGTTTTATAGTACCAATCACAAAAGTACTGTGTGCACTACCTATGTTTTCTACTGAGCCTAAGCTATTTATTACAAAGTCTTGATAATCTTTCATGTTTTTAACCATTACTTTTAGCATAAAATCATAATCGCCCGAAATATTATAACATTCCGTTACTTCATTTAATGACAAAATATCTTCAACAAACTTATTACCAATTGCTTTGGTGTGTTGTTTTAATGTAATGTTACAGAAAACAATTAGTTCTCTGCCTAGCTTTTCAGCATCAAGTATTGCTGTATATTTTTTTACATATCCCTCTTTTTCTAATTTTCGAACACGCTCATACACGGGTGTTGATGATAAATTTACTAACGCAGCAAGCTCTTTTGTCGTGTAATTAGAATTTAATTGTAGGTGTTTCAATAGTTCTAAATCTGTTACATCTAAATTATTCATAGATAAATTTTCTTTTAAAGTGTATTTCAATATCAAAGATCATTATTATTATCTTCAAAACATCAATTTAAAAGTTAAATAAACCTAATTAATTCATTTAATAAGATAATAAAACCAATATATATAATTTTGTAAAGAAAATATATCTAAAACAATACATCACAACAAATGAAAACTACAAATTTAGGGTACCCAAGAATTGGAAATCAAAGAGAGCTTAAAAAAGCTTTAGAAAACTATTGGGCAGGTAAAGAGCCTGTAGAAACATTGTTAGAAACAGCAAAATTAATTAGAAGACAAAACTGGCTATTGCAAAAAGAGCAAGGAATAGACCTTATACCTTCTAACGATTTTTCATTATACGATCAAGTTTTAGATATGTGCATGACTTTAAATGCAATACCAGATCGTTATATTTCTATAAAACACAACAAAAATTTTTCTTCTGAAGATCTTTATTTTGCAATGGCTAGAGGTATTCAAAAAGATGGTGTTGATATTACTGCTATGGAAATGACTAAGTGGTTTGATACTAATTATCATTATTTAGTACCAGAATTTTCTGAAGGTCAAAAATTCTCTTTTGTAAATTCAAAAATAATTGACGAATATAAAGAGGCTTTAGCGCTAGGTATAAAAACAAAACCTGTTTTAATAGGTCCTGTTTCATTCTTACTTTTAGGTAAAGAAAAAAACGGAAACTTTAATAGAATCGATTTATTGAATGAATTGTTACCATCGTACTACGAAATATTAAAGCAATTGACCGCTTTAGACGCTGAACATGTTCAGTTTGATGAGCCTTACCTTGCAACAGAGTTATCAAATAAAGAGCGAGAAGCTATTCGCTTTACATACACACAAATAGCAGATAAATTCCCAGAATTAAAAATAACTTTAGCAAACTATTTTGATTGCTTTGGTGAGAATTTAAATACCGTTCTTGAGTTACCTGTACATACATTACATTTAGATTTAGTACGTTGTAATTTACAGTTAGATGATATTTTAAATTCAAACAAATTAAAATCAAACACCCATTTATCATTAGGGGTAGTTGATGGTAGAAATATTTGGAAGAATGATTTTGAAAAATCTTTAGAATTAATTCAAAAAGCAGTAAACAACATTGGTGAAGATCGCATTTTAATTGCTCCATCATGCTCTTTAATTCATTCGCCATGCGATTTAGAATTAGAAAAAAACGAAGCTAATTTAAGTGCTGAAGTAAAGCAATGGTTAGCATTTGCAAAACAAAAGTTAGAAGAGGTAAAAACATTACGTGATTTTGCTGCTAAGAAAAACTTAGCTACTACAATAGATAAAGTAAAAGCCAATGTTTTAGCAAATAAAAATCGAAAAACTTCAACAACTATACACAACCCAGAGGTAAAACAACGTGTTGAAGCATTAACAACAAAAGATGATCAACGAATAAACTCTTTTTCTGTTAGGCAAAAACTACAACAAACAGCATTAAACTTACCATTATACCCAACAACAACTATCGGTTCTTTCCCTCAAACTAAAGAAGTTCGTAGCCAAAGAGCCAATTTTAAAAAAGGCAATATTTCTACTGAAGACTATAATACTTTTCTTGAAAAAGAGACAAGAGAAACTATTAAATTTCAAGAAAATGCAGGCTTAGATGTACTGGTACATGGCGAGTTTGAGCGTAATGACATGGTCGAGTATTTTGGAGAAAAACTAAACGGATTTGCCTTTACTAGTTTTGGTTGGGTACAGAGTTATGGTAGTAGATGTGTAAAACCACCTATTATTTTTGGTGATGTATCTAGAGAAAATCCAATGACGGTAGAATGGTCATCATACGCACAATCGTTAACCAAAAAACCCGTAAAAGGTATGTTAACAGGCCCTGTAACTATTTTACAATGGTCATTTGTTCGTAATGATCAGCCACGCTCACAAACTTGTGCTCAAATAGCATTAGCTATACGTGATGAAGTGGTAGATTTAGAAAAAGCTGGTTTACAAATTATACAGATTGATGAACCTGCGATACGAGAAGGTTTACCATTGCGAAAAGCAGATTGGGAAGTATACTTAAATTGGGCAATTAAATCGTTCCGTATATCGGCAAGTGGTGTACAAGATCAAACTCAAATACATACCCACATGTGTTATTCTGAATTTAATGATATTATTCAAAATATTGCTGATATGGATGCTGATGTAATTACTATTGAGTGCTCAAGATCGCAAATGGAGCTTTTAGATGTTTTTCATGAGTTTAAATATCCTAACGAAATAGGACCTGGAGTTTATGACATTCACTCTCCAAGAGTACCTGAACGTTCAGAAATGGTAGCGTTGATTGAAAAGGCAAATAAACTAATTCCTGCAGAGCAACTTTGGATTAACCCCGATTGTGGCCTTAAAACCAGACATTGGGAAGAAACAAAAAAAGCCTTAATTGAAATGGTAGCAGCCGCTCAAGAATGTAGAAAAAAGGTAGCTGCAATAGCATAAACCTTATACTAAACAATACCACAAAGCGCATCTCTAAAACAGAGATGCGCTTTTATTTTTTCTACATTTAGTTTTTCATATAAATTCGAGTAATTTTGTGCTATGGTTAGAACATTTCAGCTCCGCGTATCTTTAAAAGAAGAAACTATAGAAGGCATTCTTAAAAAGAAAGCGGCAAAGCATGTAGGCGCTCATGAAAACGATATTGTAGTTAAGGTACTCCGAAAATCAATCGATGCTCGTAAACCGCGCATTTACTTTAACTATAAACTACAAGTTTTTATTAGAGAAAAACCATCTGAAACACCTGAGTATTCTTTTGAATATAAAGATGTTTCGAAAGCCAAAGAAATTCATATTATCGGTTTTGGCCCCGCAGGTATGTGGGCAGCATTGCGTTGTTTAGAACTAGGTTTCAAACCTATTGTTTTAGAGCGTGGTAAAAATGTAAGAGACAGACGTAAAGATTTAAAAGCAATTAACCAAGATCATATTGTTGGCGAAGACTCAAACTACTGCTTTGGAGAAGGCGGAGCTGGCACTTATTCCGATGGCAAATTATACACACGTAGTTTAAAACGTGGTGATGTTCGTCGGGTTTTTGAAAGCTTAGTACACCATGGTGCTACTGATCAAATTTTGGTAGATGCTCACCCACATATCGGCACCAAT
Encoded proteins:
- a CDS encoding response regulator; this encodes MAYNILVVEDNFIIQMFIEEILLSIGNTVSTANNAKTALEHLSNHKPDLIFMDIGIGKGLDGIEVTTIINEKYKIPVVYLTGNSDLSTLERAQNTNPIHVIFKPIDESKLIKEFSHIIEKVAEYNRHQLLANNS
- a CDS encoding Lrp/AsnC family transcriptional regulator, translated to MNNLDVTDLELLKHLQLNSNYTTKELAALVNLSSTPVYERVRKLEKEGYVKKYTAILDAEKLGRELIVFCNITLKQHTKAIGNKFVEDILSLNEVTECYNISGDYDFMLKVMVKNMKDYQDFVINSLGSVENIGSAHSTFVIGTIKHTYAVPL
- the metE gene encoding 5-methyltetrahydropteroyltriglutamate--homocysteine S-methyltransferase; protein product: MKTTNLGYPRIGNQRELKKALENYWAGKEPVETLLETAKLIRRQNWLLQKEQGIDLIPSNDFSLYDQVLDMCMTLNAIPDRYISIKHNKNFSSEDLYFAMARGIQKDGVDITAMEMTKWFDTNYHYLVPEFSEGQKFSFVNSKIIDEYKEALALGIKTKPVLIGPVSFLLLGKEKNGNFNRIDLLNELLPSYYEILKQLTALDAEHVQFDEPYLATELSNKEREAIRFTYTQIADKFPELKITLANYFDCFGENLNTVLELPVHTLHLDLVRCNLQLDDILNSNKLKSNTHLSLGVVDGRNIWKNDFEKSLELIQKAVNNIGEDRILIAPSCSLIHSPCDLELEKNEANLSAEVKQWLAFAKQKLEEVKTLRDFAAKKNLATTIDKVKANVLANKNRKTSTTIHNPEVKQRVEALTTKDDQRINSFSVRQKLQQTALNLPLYPTTTIGSFPQTKEVRSQRANFKKGNISTEDYNTFLEKETRETIKFQENAGLDVLVHGEFERNDMVEYFGEKLNGFAFTSFGWVQSYGSRCVKPPIIFGDVSRENPMTVEWSSYAQSLTKKPVKGMLTGPVTILQWSFVRNDQPRSQTCAQIALAIRDEVVDLEKAGLQIIQIDEPAIREGLPLRKADWEVYLNWAIKSFRISASGVQDQTQIHTHMCYSEFNDIIQNIADMDADVITIECSRSQMELLDVFHEFKYPNEIGPGVYDIHSPRVPERSEMVALIEKANKLIPAEQLWINPDCGLKTRHWEETKKALIEMVAAAQECRKKVAAIA